Within Fusarium fujikuroi IMI 58289 draft genome, chromosome FFUJ_chr08, the genomic segment CTCCGGGGTACGGGGCGACTGTCACGAAGTCCATGAAGTCCGCATCCGCGTGGATCGCCAGGCTCGACCAGCAGAAATGACAGGGAAACCAATCTGGCTTCATATAGATGGCCATCAGAAGCTTAAATTACATCTCGCGGAAGTTTGGCCACCACTTGAGTGGGACCGGGGCCGTGCTTTGGTCATGAACTTGCACGATTCAAATCAGACTGTCAAACAGAGATACCTCGCCCGCTTTACTaccaaagcaaagaaaagcCGTGATATTATTGTCGTATTGGATTTCAACCTCCATGCGCAGTATTCTCGTGCGACCTGCTTTGCAATAGCAGCGCCTGAAAAGCCAGACCTGGCTAAGATAGCCAGAGGTCTGGAGTACATGCAATCCCAGCACTTGCGTGATAATGTCATATACAATGGAAATGACATTATAGAGGTCTCTGTGCAAAGCGAAGATATCTCGCAAGGATCAATCTTCCTACTGAGACTAGCCAGGAGTATCTGGGGGCCAGTACCTAATGAAGACATGTCCCAGCGTATCCTCAAGGCGATCGAAATGGACATGTTGATTTCATCCCTTCGCGAAGGTgactatatagaagaaaccATTGACAACGCGATTGAAGAGCAGACTGCGGCTATCAGCGAACTCATGTCGTTGAAAGGCGAACTGGACAAGGTAGTGGAAAAGGAGAGACAACTCGCAGTGGAGAGAGGAGGGATCGAAGCCAAAATCAAGTTGATGGAGGTGAAAATGAGCGAATATGATACGATAATAtcagaaaagaaagacaggCTGGTTGAGCTGGAAGAAAAGTCAGGAAAGATTATTCTAAATATCGAGAAAATCGATGGGGTCAAGGATCCAATAAGTTGGGCCGAAACTATGATACAGAGCCAATTGGACAAGCAAAAAGCAGCCCAAAACACAGATACCCCGGTTTCTACGGGCCCAAGCAACGTTCGAACGACAAGTCTGGTTAATGGCCAGCAAAGCATGGGTGGCTTCATTCCCCTACTCTGGGCTGCCGCCAACGGAAAAAACGCGATTTTGCAACTTCTCATTGGAAAAGGTGCAGACTTGGAAGTGAGAAACCCGGATAACTCATACACGGCTCTTATGTATGCAGCAGTGTACGGACGGGTCTCCGCCGCAAAGTACTTACTCGATAGCGGCGCGATGTTAGAAGCCCAAGACAAGTATACATACACCCCCTTGGCGATGGCAGCTTCGGTAGGGCACGAAGCGATAGCGtcgctgcttcttgagaaggggGCCGATATTGAAGCACGAACTTCCGATGGGAGTACGCCCCTCTCCATTGCAGCtagaaaaggaaaggatgGCGTTGTCAAAGTGCTACTGGAAAAAGGAGCTAATGTAGAGGCGGAGAACCAAGCTGGAGACTCGCCCCTGTTACGAGCCTGTAACTATGGTCATATGGATGTGATCCAGCAGCTGATCGATGCAGGAGCCGATATTCACACAAAGACTTACGATGGGAGTACGCCACTTTCAGCTGCTGCTAGAAAAGGGAGGGAGGGTCTTGTCAAGCTACTGCTGGAGAAAGGGGCCGATATAGACGTCAAGGATCATAATGGAGACACGCCATTATCACGAGCATGTCTCTATGACCACATGGGTATCGTAAAGATGCTGATTGATCAGGGAGCGACCGTTGGTGGGAGGAACAAGCAAGGCAATACGCCTCTGAAACTGGCAGAGCAGAACGCAAAAAGTGGGATTGTCAAATTGCTCCGGAAACATCTGGCGACGAAAGGGTGATGAGGTGCGCGAATCAGGGCaggtattattatagtaatcgaacattaaatattaatttctgAGTGAGAGACCTTTTACAAACATCAGGATTGTCAGCGAGGGTCGCAGTTCACGTTAAGCAGGCTTACGACCTCACAAATCTTCTTTTCATGCCTGACCTCCGAAGAGCACCCCACCTAGGAACGTAGCCTACACCATTGCATGCTCACGGCAGCCGCCGACGACGGTTGGCATTCATGTGAGTCACAGCGTAGATCTGCTATTGCATGGGCACTGACAGGTTGTCCTCGATGGCCACCCATTCCTGCAATACATGCTCAATGGGAAGTCTAGCACGTTCTGACAGCCAAAAAACAAGGTTTTGTTGCCAAAGTTTGACTTTGGTGTGGGTTGCGGATGTTTTCACTGTAAAAACCCTGTTTTGATACTCAATTCTGGATTAGCTGGTAGAGAATGCTCCAGCCCCTGGTGGTTATACGAATAAACAGAGCATGTCTTTGCTTCGTTTTCTCCTTTTTCAAAGGACCAGTAGTAGGCGTTCTTCATACAACCGATCAAAAGTGATAGCTGATGTGATGGTGGTCTGCTTAAGCTTTCATTCTTTTGAACCTAAATGTGGTCTTAACCACTGATGTTTCATTGAAAACTTGCGCAGAATTTATACTACTTCAATTTCGAACTTCCTCTAGCTCAAAAATAAAAGTTTACTTACTCTCTGCTTTCCTCTCTGTGAATATTGGGTGAAGATACTCTGATAATTTGAAAGTACTTTTGAAGTTCTGACGCATAAGAAAAGTTTCCCCGTCTATAAAATCAGCCTCTCTATGGTTCCATTACAGAAAACTGAGCTTTGCAAATACATCACGGATCCATTCAGCTCCTCCTGACATAGTATCTTGTGTACTATCTTACTGTATACCACCACCTTGTACACTTAAGCTCTGTACATCATCACCTTGTACATTCACACTCACGACCTCCTCACCATGACTTGCACACGTTCCCAGAAGCGAAAGGCTGAGGAGTCTGAGCCTCAAGACCACGCCCCTACCTCTACCGGTCGCCCCACCAAGATTGTTCTCGTCAATGGCGTCAGGGGCGGCAAACGCCCTAAGGTAGCCCGCGATGATGACGATCGACTCACTGtgccagcaccaccagcaccaccagctACGGTGTACCGCCACAGCAAGCTGAAAAAGATTATCATTCGCAACAAGAGCTCAACGAATCATTCCATGTACCCCATGGTGATTCCAGTCGTCTTTCGTGGTGTCCAGGCCCAAGAACCTGATGAAAAGCCCATCCCGTTCAACTTTCGCTGTGTAATTCGCTCAAAGTGTCCTGACCCCGAGCAGGGTATCCCGCCCACTCAGCAGCCGGCCCCTGGTGcagtcgagaagaagaggatagCCCCAAAGCTGGTGAAGGCAGGAGAGGTATGAGCTTAATCCCGTAGACGGCAGTCACCCACATCGTCTACCAGCTGGGCAATGGCGATGAACAAGCCAACAAGGCGGATCGCTGCTCACACTCTTGTCCGGAGGGGCCTGATGTAGGCGATACTCATGACAGCCCCCATCTTCATTAAAACCAGGCAAGTAACCGCAAAACCCTAATACTACTTGACAAAGGCCTGACAGTGGGTTCCATTTAGGCTGTAGAGGATAACCACGCCAACGGCAAAGCATCTTTTAGCGACAGAGTGCTTAAAGTGTATTTAGTCTTGAGCTAtggttataatatattttatcaGAATGAAAATTTGCAGATTATTGCGACTTCAGATGTTTAGTATCATAAGAGTTAAAAGGGTCATTTCGGCCAAAGTCTGGCGTGCTATTCCACGATATTTAGCGATGGGATAAGATGATTTCTTTCCTTAAAACGTTCTTTTACTTCGTTCAATACAGATTACTAAGAAATGATAAGCTTCAGCGTCCTATCATTGATCCCGgacttttagtttatatcaGGGAAACCTTCTACAACACTTAACGCGCAATCCTGTATAATTAACCTACacatatatcttatagataaTGTGATAATAATCACCATAAGTAACCTATGCTATATAGAAGTCTTTGCTCTCAACTTATTATATCTGGATGTGCCAGACATGTCTCCTCTATGAGGAGCTTTGCAATCTCTACTTCTACAGGGTCTGCTATCAGCTCAGCCTGATTTTGCGACCCATCCAACCAACTTTCAGCCGCACGAAAATGCACGATTCCGGAATGGATATTGTTCCGAGTGTCCTATATCAAATCGGATGACCAAACGTGCTCAGCCGCAACCCCGCATCCTGACCTCTGCTTACCTGCCTGTTCACCAATCTTGCCGTGCATTTAGTTTTGTGATGCTCAAGCCCGATGATAACAGCATATGTAACTTGATTTGGTAAGCAGTCAACAGAGACATGGAGGGCgaaaagaagaggctcgATAGTCCGTCTCTATATACTATTGGATGGATCGTGGCCCTGGCCATTGagcaagcagcagcaagggCACTACTGGACGAGGAACACTCTGAACCAAACAACTTTCACCCATCTCTTTCGGACACAAATAATTATATCTGGGGTAGTGTAGGACAACACAACATCGTCATTGCGTCTCTACCAGCAGGAGTCTATGGAACCACCTCCGCTGCTACCACGGCCTCGGACCTTGTGCATTCTTTGCCGCAAATCCGGTTTGGTCTCTTGGTCGGTATTGGTGGAGGTATAGCCAGACCTAACGACGATCAGGACATTAgacttggtgatgttgttgttggtcagCCGCATGGTGTTACTGGAGGCGTCGTGCAATATGATTTTGGCAAGGCGAAAGCGAATGGGGTTTGGGAACGGACAGGCTCGATTGACAAGCCACCTGCAGTTCTATTGAAAGCCCTGGCCAACTTGCAGGCCGAGCATGAGATACGACCTTCCAAAATACCGCGAATCCTCACGGCTATGCTGAAAGCTAACCCTGGCATGAAACGACCCGGCAGTAACTTCACCTACCAGGGTTCAGAGAATGACCGTCTTTTCCCATCAGACTATGAACACTTTGATGGGAAGACATGTACGAAGTGCGATGTGTCTCGCAGAATCGATCGTGAGGAACGGGTAACCACAGAGCCGGTGATCCATTATGGAGTTATTGCTTCGGGCAACACTCTTATAAAAGACGCTAGGTTAAGAGATGGCCTCGCAGAGAGCATAGGCCATCAATGTCTGTGTGTCGAGATGGAAGCGGTAGGATTGGTTGATAAGTTCCCATGCCTTGTCATTCGAGGTATTTGCGATTATGCCGACAGCCATAAGAACGATCAGTGGCAGAGATACGCAGCCTCTACTGCTGCAGCATTTGCTGTAGAGCTTCTGGGCTTTGTTCCTGCGCGGCAACTCAAAGAGTCTCCACGGGTTCTTGAGATACTCGAGTCACGTTAGTATACAATTATCGCCATACTCTAGTTGGGCACAGTGCTAATGTTACATCAGTGGAAGGCAAGATGGACTCCATGAAGTAAGTCACTAGCTCATAAGTTCGGCTAGtttattaatctctttatagctatcAAATGCAACAGACTGGTCTCACTTCGACCCTTGACCAACTACCCTTTGTAGCTGAAGCTCTATTTAACTCTTACGCCGAGGAACACAGCCCGGTGTGCCTACCAGAGACGCGAGTAGAGCTTCTCGCTCAGATAGACAAATGGGCTGAGCGTTCCGAGTCAAAGACCATCTTCTGGCTGAATGGTATGGCGGGCACAGGGAAGTCAACTATATCACGTACTATTGCACAGCGACAGTTGGAGAGAGGCTGTCTTGGtgcaaacttcttcttcaaaagaGGAGAGGGAGCCCGTGGGAATATGTCGAAGCTTATTCCTACTCTGGCACGCCAAATAGCAACGCACATCCCTGGTATGACCAGTTTCATCAAAAAGGCCATCGATGCCGATCCGACGCTCCCAACGAAAACTCTCGGGGAGCAGTTTGAGAAGCTTTTCAAAGAGCCTCTTAAAAGATGGGCAGCCTGTTTATCAGATCCAACCTCCCTTGTGATTGTCATAGATGCTCTTGATGAGTGTGAAGACTCATTCCAAATCAGACGCATAATTTCGCTTTTTTCTGAACTGGAATGCCCGGACTCGCTGAAACTCAGAGTCTTCATTACGAGCAGGCCGGAACTCCCGATTCAATTTGGATTTCTGGATATCAACGGCTTGTACGAGAGTCTTGAGCTCCACAGCATTTCACAAGACATCATGGAGCACGACATATCTATCTTTCTCTACCATGAGCTGGGCATCATTCGACAGAACTTTAATTATGTGGTTCGCAGCGACCAACGGCTAGCTGAGAAGTGGCCGGGCACAGTCAAGATCAGACAGCTTGTTTCCATTACACAACCTCTGTTCATCGCTGCGGCAACTGTTTGTCGGTTCCTGAACGATGCTACTCTTGGCAGCCCGGATGAGCTTCTAGTAAGGATACTTGAGTATAATAGCCGCACGCATATGTCTCGGCTCAACGACATCTATTACTCCATTCTAGCCTCATAGGTTGTCAATAGACCGAggagagagcgagaagaTATTCTCGAAAGCTTTCAATCAATCGTTGGCGCCATTGTCACATTAGCAACGCCGTTGACAGTCAATGCTCTATCATTATTGCTTAACATCCCCGCCACGGCGATTGATATGAAGATCAAGGTTCTTCAGTCTGTTTTGGAAGTACCTAAAACCTCAGAAGTTCCCGTCAGGATCCTGCATCTATCATTCAGGGATTATCTCGTTGATCCTGATCTAAGAGGCGCTACGGACTTCTGGGTGGACCAAGAGGCCACGCACAGGAGACTCTCAAGTCGatgcctcttcctcatgaGTGCGATGCTTCGTGAAAATATCTGCAGACTACCATTCCCGGGAACATCTCCATCTGAGGTTCAAGGTCTGGACCTGCACAAGTTCATACCTCCTGAGCTTCACTACGCTTGTCATTACTGGGTCCACCACTATGTATCTTCCCACAATGGAGACTGCGAGGTCCATGAAATCTATACTTTTTTGGAAACGCACCTGCTGCATTGGGTGGAAGCCATGAGTGTCCTTGGTCATGTCACTGACTGCCTAACCATGTTGCATGCATTAGATGCATGGCTAGAGGTACGataccttcttcaacttgaaTTGCACTATACTTATAGCATTAGAAATACTCCTGTGACAATGTTTCGGACCTTATTAAAGATTCTTTGAGATTCATTCGAACTCATATTTCCGTCATTGATGAAGCCCCGCTACAAGTCTACTCGTCAGCAATAGTGTTCTCACCAACAAATAGTATGGTGAGACGCCTTTTTGCAAGTCGAGTCCCTAAATGGCTTCCCGCCTGGCCAGCAGCGGAGGATGAATGGGGGCCATGCTCTTTGGTAATAGGTCACAGTGCTACAGTCAAGTCAGCTATCTTTTCGCCTGATTCAAAAACCATTGCATCGATATATGCGGATAACACAATCCGAATTCTTTCAACGAAGACCGGTAAATGCGAGCATGTTTTAGCAGGGCACTCTGGCGAAATCCAGTCAATCGTCTTCTCACAGGATTCTGAGATCCTTGCCTCGAGCTCAACTGGTGGTACAGTACGGATATGGAATCTGCAGACGGGAGACTGTGACGAAGTCCTGAAGTATCCATCACCTACGGGAAAGGCCTTTGCCTTCTCTCGAGACTCGAAGGTCTTGCTCACAGCCAGTGGAAACCAATTCGTAAGAATCTGGAAGACACAAACTTGGGACCATGTCATTCTGAGTGGACATGCAGGAGCGGTAAACTCAGCTGTCATTTCACATGACTCGAAGATGTTAGCCACCGCCTCGGATGATACAACAGTAAGATTATGGAACACAGAAACTGGCAGATGCGAGAAGATATTGAAGGGCCATACAGGCAAAGTCAATATAGCGGCCATCTCGCCCGACAATCAAATGCTTGTCTCTGCTTCTGTCGACCAAACCTTACAGATCTGGGATCTAAACGCGATTAAATGCAAAAAGGTGTTCAGGGGCCATGACTGTGATGTCCTGTTAGCGGTGTTCTCTCCCGACTCACGCATGATAGCTTCCGGAGATGCAGAGGGCCGCATAGGGATCTGGAATGCTCTCAACGGAGCATTTATGCACGAACTAAAAACCCCCTCGTGCGAAGGCAAATTCGAGTCGCTGATGTTTTCAGAAGACGGAACAAAGCTGATTGCCGTCCTCAGCACACGAACCGCTCTGATACATGATATCAAGAGCGGGAACTGCGAACAGGCCTTtgacttctcatcctcaagttCGAATTGGTCAGTTGAGCTTTCTCATGACTTGGCAATGATTCTTACAGCTTCTTCGGATGACAATACTGTCCGAATATGGGACCCTCACACCCAAagaaaaggcctaaaaagcGCCGAAAGCTGGAACATCATAATTTTCGAAGTTAAAACAGCACCAAATAAGAGAGCAATGGTATTACGTACGCTGAGCGGCTATGAAGTTTGGTCACTTCGCCAAAATAAATTCGAATGCCTGCTGGCAAGCGACAATCTGCTGTTAGGCAGAGACTTCATCCAGTTCTCGCCTGATCTAGCCACGGTGATTGTTGCTAATGAAAGGTCTATTACGATATGCAATGTGGAGCCGGGGAACTACAACTGTTCCTTCGACATCAGTAGCGTAGTTATGTTATGCCTTTATTCGGAGGATTGTAAGACCCTGGTAACATACCACAGAGATCGCACCTTCTGTTGTTGGCATTTGGAACACCATAACTATAAACGCCTTTCAGATATTCGCTATATTGACACTAATCGAGGCTCCCTCGATCCGACAAGAAGTGGAGACGTTATCCTTCATGGCAGCGTTATTCATGTGGTCAGACACCCTCGTCAGAAAATTTTTTTATTGGCTACCCGGCCGGCTCTAAGACAAGATCATACATGGATCACGATCGGGAACGAgaagttcttcaagctctCTCCAGAATGTCTCAACGCCGAAGTAAGCATATGGGAAGGGATAGTTGTTGTGGACTGTATTTCTGGAAAACGTATTATTTTGAgctttgatgttggtgaggcTGGGCTACCATCACCTTGGAAGGGAACGGAGAAGGTTCAGGATGATTTCGACCTCTATAAAATCCTTATGGAAGAGGGAAGGGATTTAGAGCATTTTGACTTTTACTAGATACTGGAGTATTCTTTTTTGAAGGTGCTGGTTAGATCGACTTCCTGATAGCTCCTATAATCAATAACTATCTGACTTCTGGCTTTCTGAGTAAGATTTGGAATATTTTCATGgcctatatataaatacatATCGTGCTGCAAATTTCTATCGTAATTCAATATCATTAGATATTCCTTAACATGTCTAGGCTATTTGTCTTCATGAGTGACTCGGAACCACTGCGCACAGAATGAGTTTAACAAGGAACTCAAGTAAGTCATTGTGAAGATATCCCTTCTAGTACCAAAGACTGTCCTCCGAAATGCTAGTTATTTGAACTTTAGAAATAATAACAAACTGTGAACCTAAACGTCGGGTTGGTGTTACTTAGTACCATAGCTTATCATTTGGTTCAACACCCTTCTCTTTGCAATGGTCATAGTAAAGCTCCGCGAAACTGAAGATATCCATCGTCTCCCTCaagctgtcatcatcattgaaaAACTCGAGGCTTCCTGTAATAGTAAACACCACTTCGGCGCCAGCACCCATAAACAGCGTGTGAATGGTTCCTGGGTTTTCAACAACATAGTCACCCGGTCCAGCGACCCAGTCATACCTACGAATTTCAGTCAACACATCGTAGATTGAGTTCATATACTCACTCCTTGTATCTCCAATTCCCAGAAAGTGTTACAGCTGTGACTGTACCTCGATGCCTATGCTTTCCGAGCCAACAATCGACAGGGGTTCTCAGCCCAATGACGAAACTGCCAGATCTCGTTTCAAATCGGAGAGGCTTGAGCTCTAGCGTTCCTGTCCAGGGATGCCACAGAGTGTCTTTGCTGGAGTTGACGTAGACGTCTGGAGAGCTGTGCTTGTCGGTGAAGACGAGAGCCTTTCGGTCTTTATCTGTGAGTACTGAATCACCCTTGGAATGCTCCAAGAGATCGGAACTCTTTTGAGTATTCTCTGGTGTATCTTGGGTCTGGGCTGGTGCCATAGTGAAGAAGTTGTCAGGCCAGATACAAACAGTTCTGGGTGAGAGAGTTGCAGTGAATGATTTGCTATGCTGGTAATCCTAGCGAGGGCTAGGAGCCTGATTTATACTCTCGAAACCGTGCTGACTAAATAGACGCATCTGATACGTATCTTGTAATTTTGAGTTGGGCAATTTCATGCAATCTGTAGATCAATACCATCCCAGATTTTCGAATGACTCGAGGGATTGCTGTCCGGCACTGAGCGGTGTAAGCAAATATAGAAAGTTGGTCGCCAGGTTACCATTCTTATTCTTCGGAGGTTAGCTTAGGTATGAAATCCGCAGGGGTCTCGACAGGGCTACTTTCTGTGCCGCCCTCCTATTGTTG encodes:
- a CDS encoding related to beta transducin-like protein, yielding MRLINVENLKLETFIGGHIPPYAILSHRWGNDNEEVSFKDMTRGTANKVGMTKVKGCCRQAKKDNLKYAWIDTCCIDKESSKELDEAINSMFQWYRRAAICYTYMADVPHEQDIWESTSRFSTSSWFTRGWTLQELLAPAEIHFFDETWSLIGTKEELASEIEDITGISRKFLLGWVDFHQASVAQRMSWASKRTTKRDEDIAYCLLGIFNVTMPMIYGEGRKAFERLQLKIMEQTTDDSILAWGVKVQGMEFESQTGPREDNTSAGIFATSPMDFAKCGRIVPKALDPTCITTFAVSGGYIRTSLKLQSTKSGVAYGQLNCGLENTTEGNIAIPLRCTTPSFSTVREYIRPIGYGPILLSGVRGDCHEVHEVRIRVDRQARPAEMTGKPIWLHIDGHQKLKLHLAEVWPPLEWDRGRALVMNLHDSNQTVKQRYLARFTTKAKKSRDIIVVLDFNLHAQYSRATCFAIAAPEKPDLAKIARGLEYMQSQHLRDNVIYNGNDIIEVSVQSEDISQGSIFLLRLARSIWGPVPNEDMSQRILKAIEMDMLISSLREGDYIEETIDNAIEEQTAAISELMSLKGELDKVVEKERQLAVERGGIEAKIKLMEVKMSEYDTIISEKKDRLVELEEKSGKIILNIEKIDGVKDPISWAETMIQSQLDKQKAAQNTDTPVSTGPSNVRTTSLVNGQQSMGGFIPLLWAAANGKNAILQLLIGKGADLEVRNPDNSYTALMYAAVYGRVSAAKYLLDSGAMLEAQDKYTYTPLAMAASVGHEAIASLLLEKGADIEARTSDGSTPLSIAARKGKDGVVKVLLEKGANVEAENQAGDSPLLRACNYGHMDVIQQLIDAGADIHTKTYDGSTPLSAAARKGREGLVKLLLEKGADIDVKDHNGDTPLSRACLYDHMGIVKMLIDQGATVGGRNKQGNTPLKLAEQNAKSGIVKLLRKHLATKG
- a CDS encoding trp-asp repea-containing protein, translating into MEGEKKRLDSPSLYTIGWIVALAIEQAAARALLDEEHSEPNNFHPSLSDTNNYIWGSVGQHNIVIASLPAGVYGTTSAATTASDLVHSLPQIRFGLLVGIGGGIARPNDDQDIRLGDVVVGQPHGVTGGVVQYDFGKAKANGVWERTGSIDKPPAVLLKALANLQAEHEIRPSKIPRILTAMLKANPGMKRPGSNFTYQGSENDRLFPSDYEHFDGKTCTKCDVSRRIDREERVTTEPVIHYGVIASGNTLIKDARLRDGLAESIGHQCLCVEMEAVGLVDKFPCLVIRGICDYADSHKNDQWQRYAASTAAAFAVELLGFVPARQLKESPRVLEILESLEGKMDSMNYQMQQTGLTSTLDQLPFVAEALFNSYAEEHSPVCLPETRVELLAQIDKWAERSESKTIFWLNGMAGTGKSTISRTIAQRQLERGCLGANFFFKRGEGARGNMSKLIPTLARQIATHIPGMTSFIKKAIDADPTLPTKTLGEQFEKLFKEPLKRWAACLSDPTSLVIVIDALDECEDSFQIRRIISLFSELECPDSLKLRVFITSRPELPIQFGFLDINGLYESLELHSISQDIMEHDISIFLYHELGIIRQNFNYVVRSDQRLAEKWPGTVKIRQLVSITQPLFIAAATVCRFLNDATLGSPDELLVVNRPRREREDILESFQSIVGAIVTLATPLTVNALSLLLNIPATAIDMKIKVLQSVLEVPKTSEVPVRILHLSFRDYLVDPDLRGATDFWVDQEATHRRLSSRCLFLMSAMLRENICRLPFPGTSPSEVQGLDLHKFIPPELHYACHYWVHHYVSSHNGDCEVHEIYTFLETHLLHWVEAMSVLGHVTDCLTMLHALDAWLEKYSCDNVSDLIKDSLRFIRTHISVIDEAPLQVYSSAIVFSPTNSMVRRLFASRVPKWLPAWPAAEDEWGPCSLVIGHSATVKSAIFSPDSKTIASIYADNTIRILSTKTGKCEHVLAGHSGEIQSIVFSQDSEILASSSTGGTVRIWNLQTGDCDEVLKYPSPTGKAFAFSRDSKVLLTASGNQFVRIWKTQTWDHVILSGHAGAVNSAVISHDSKMLATASDDTTVRLWNTETGRCEKILKGHTGKVNIAAISPDNQMLVSASVDQTLQIWDLNAIKCKKVFRGHDCDVLLAVFSPDSRMIASGDAEGRIGIWNALNGAFMHELKTPSCEGKFESLMFSEDGTKLIAVLSTRTALIHDIKSGNCEQAFDFSSSSSNWSVELSHDLAMILTASSDDNTVRIWDPHTQRKGLKSAESWNIIIFEVKTAPNKRAMVLRTLSGYEVWSLRQNKFECLLASDNLLLGRDFIQFSPDLATVIVANERSITICNVEPGNYNCSFDISSVVMLCLYSEDCKTLVTYHRDRTFCCWHLEHHNYKRLSDIRYIDTNRGSLDPTRSGDVILHGSVIHVVRHPRQKIFLLATRPALRQDHTWITIGNEKFFKLSPECLNAEVSIWEGIVVVDCISGKRIILSFDVGEAGLPSPWKGTEKVQDDFDLYKILMEEGRDLEHFDFY